Sequence from the Lysobacter capsici genome:
TCTGCGCATTCGCTCGTCGCGCCGTCGCATCTCTACTGACAAACCCTGTCAGCGGCGCCGCCTAACGTGATCAGGCACCGGGCATCTCCCCTGCCCGCGCCTTCCATCACGCCGGAGCTTCGCCATGACCGATCCCAACTTCGTCCTGCTCTACGTCGACCGTCCCGAGGCCAGTGCCGACTTCTATGCCGGCCTGCTCGAGAAAACCCCGGTCGAACGCTCGCCCACGTTCGCCTTGTTCGTACTCGCTTCGGGCATGAAGCTCGGCCTGTGGTCCAAGCACACGGTCGAACCCGCCGCGCCGCCGGCGTTCGGCGGCGCCGAGCTCGCGTTCCAGGTCGGCGACTACGCGCGGGTCGATGCGATCCATGTCGACTGGGCCGCGCGCGGGCTGCCGATCGCGCAGGCGCCGACCGATCTGGATTTCGGCCGCAGCTTCGTCGCGCTCGATCCCGACGGCCACCGTCTGCGCGTGTATTCGCGCGCGCCGGAGTAAGTCGCATGCGTGTCGGCGGCCTG
This genomic interval carries:
- a CDS encoding VOC family protein, which translates into the protein MTDPNFVLLYVDRPEASADFYAGLLEKTPVERSPTFALFVLASGMKLGLWSKHTVEPAAPPAFGGAELAFQVGDYARVDAIHVDWAARGLPIAQAPTDLDFGRSFVALDPDGHRLRVYSRAPE